A genomic window from Candidatus Denitrolinea symbiosum includes:
- a CDS encoding 50S ribosomal protein L33 encodes MASKKKDVRPVITLQCGDCKERNYTTEKNRRNDPNRLEFKKYCPRCRKHTLHRETK; translated from the coding sequence ATGGCTTCCAAGAAGAAGGATGTGCGCCCCGTCATCACGCTGCAATGCGGCGACTGCAAGGAGCGCAACTACACCACCGAGAAGAATCGGCGCAACGATCCGAATCGTCTCGAGTTCAAGAAGTATTGTCCGCGTTGCCGCAAACACACGCTGCACCGCGAAACGAAGTAG
- a CDS encoding preprotein translocase subunit SecE, with protein sequence MEQIYMADEKKPNAISRYFRETNGELRKVNWPTWPETWQLTLIVLAVMLVMSVYLGIVDGIGHYLITLIINL encoded by the coding sequence ATGGAGCAGATCTACATGGCCGACGAAAAAAAACCGAACGCCATCTCGCGCTACTTTCGCGAGACCAACGGCGAACTTCGCAAAGTTAACTGGCCCACCTGGCCCGAAACCTGGCAATTGACCCTCATCGTCCTCGCGGTCATGCTGGTGATGAGCGTCTACCTCGGCATCGTGGACGGTATTGGCCATTACCTGATCACCCTGATCATCAACTTGTAG
- a CDS encoding transcription termination/antitermination protein NusG: protein MDLQDPEKQFAQEPIEPDEAYVNPPDEPVLTDDSSATEAVDAPGATEAPSALESILPTNLGAPVDLPADGSPAWYVIHCYSGYENKVRHNLEQRIETMNMKDKIFDVVIPTQEEIEVRDGKRRTVERHIFPGYVLINMALSEESWYVVRNTPGVTGFVGMGNSPTPLRPEEVNQIIKRMEAEAPTVKVTFKVGERVRIIDGPFNDFRGNVAEIDMERTKVRVMVNFFGRETPVELDFLQVEKA, encoded by the coding sequence ATGGACTTGCAGGATCCCGAAAAGCAATTTGCGCAGGAGCCGATCGAACCGGACGAGGCCTACGTGAACCCGCCGGACGAACCGGTCTTGACCGATGATTCCTCCGCGACGGAGGCTGTCGACGCGCCGGGCGCGACCGAGGCGCCGTCCGCGCTGGAATCGATCCTGCCCACCAATCTCGGCGCCCCCGTGGACCTGCCTGCGGACGGCAGTCCGGCCTGGTACGTCATCCATTGCTACTCAGGCTATGAGAACAAAGTCCGCCATAATCTTGAGCAGCGCATCGAAACCATGAACATGAAGGACAAGATCTTCGACGTGGTCATCCCCACACAGGAGGAGATCGAAGTCCGCGACGGTAAACGCCGCACGGTGGAACGTCACATCTTCCCCGGCTACGTGCTGATCAACATGGCCCTCTCGGAAGAGTCCTGGTACGTCGTCCGCAACACCCCGGGCGTGACCGGCTTCGTCGGCATGGGCAATTCCCCCACCCCCCTCCGCCCGGAGGAAGTGAACCAGATCATCAAGCGCATGGAAGCCGAAGCGCCGACGGTCAAAGTCACCTTCAAGGTCGGGGAGCGCGTCCGCATCATTGACGGCCCGTTCAACGACTTCCGCGGCAACGTGGCCGAGATTGATATGGAGCGCACGAAAGTCCGCGTGATGGTCAACTTCTTCGGACGCGAGACGCCCGTCGAGTTGGATTTCCTGCAAGTCGAGAAGGCTTAA
- a CDS encoding 50S ribosomal protein L11 has product MAKKLKAIVRLQIEAGKANPAPPIGPALAGHGINIMQFCKEYNARTSNRQGEVLPAEITVYTDNSFTFVLKTPPAAVLLRKAAGVPKGSAVPNKDKVGKVTRKQVREIAELKMKDLNAIDVEGAMKQVEGTARSMGLNVVD; this is encoded by the coding sequence ATGGCAAAGAAACTGAAAGCGATCGTCCGTCTGCAGATCGAGGCCGGCAAGGCCAACCCTGCGCCCCCCATCGGTCCCGCCCTCGCGGGCCATGGCATCAACATCATGCAGTTCTGCAAGGAGTACAACGCCCGCACGTCCAACCGCCAGGGCGAGGTGCTGCCGGCAGAGATCACCGTCTACACCGACAATTCCTTCACCTTCGTGCTGAAGACCCCGCCGGCGGCGGTGCTTCTCCGCAAGGCGGCCGGCGTGCCGAAAGGCTCCGCCGTCCCGAACAAAGACAAGGTCGGAAAGGTGACGCGCAAGCAGGTCCGCGAGATCGCCGAACTGAAGATGAAAGACCTGAACGCCATTGACGTCGAAGGCGCGATGAAACAGGTCGAAGGCACCGCCCGCTCCATGGGCTTGAACGTCGTTGATTAA
- a CDS encoding 50S ribosomal protein L1 — MAKHGKKYVAAAAKVNMDQIYAPKDALELARETTTTKFDSTVEVHIRTGLDPRQADQQVRDVVVLPHGLGKTVRVLVFAAGDGAAAAREAGADLVADDDESLKKIEGGMLDFDVAIATPDMMGKVGRLGRVLGPRGLMPNPKAGTVVAPADLGRAIQESKAGRVEFRLDKTANIHVSIGKASFPADKLYDNFTALMDALRKARPSGAKGVYVKRITVATTMGPGIKVDPNAAQALEESE, encoded by the coding sequence ATGGCAAAACACGGTAAAAAATATGTGGCCGCCGCGGCCAAAGTGAACATGGACCAGATCTACGCTCCCAAAGACGCGCTGGAGCTGGCCCGCGAAACAACCACCACCAAATTCGACTCGACAGTGGAAGTCCACATCCGCACCGGGCTCGATCCGCGCCAGGCGGACCAGCAAGTGCGCGACGTTGTCGTCCTGCCGCACGGACTCGGCAAGACGGTGCGCGTCCTCGTCTTCGCGGCGGGCGACGGCGCCGCTGCCGCCCGTGAGGCCGGGGCCGACCTGGTGGCGGACGACGACGAGTCTTTGAAAAAAATCGAAGGCGGCATGTTGGACTTCGACGTAGCCATCGCCACGCCCGACATGATGGGCAAAGTCGGCCGCCTCGGACGCGTGCTCGGGCCGCGCGGCCTCATGCCGAACCCGAAGGCGGGGACCGTCGTCGCTCCCGCCGACCTCGGCCGCGCCATCCAGGAATCGAAGGCCGGGCGCGTGGAATTCCGTCTCGATAAGACGGCCAATATCCACGTCTCCATCGGCAAGGCCTCGTTCCCAGCAGATAAACTCTACGACAATTTCACCGCGCTGATGGACGCCCTGCGCAAGGCGCGTCCCTCGGGCGCTAAAGGCGTGTACGTAAAACGCATCACGGTCGCGACCACCATGGGGCCTGGAATCAAGGTAGACCCCAACGCGGCCCAGGCATTGGAGGAAAGCGAATAA
- a CDS encoding 50S ribosomal protein L10, with protein sequence MAISKQRKEETLNQYVDWLNRSQAVLLVEYTGAKMKDLDAIRAKIREAGGEFHIVKNTLVKRAFEASGMSVPTELLVKSTAVSFAFTDAAATAKALSEAVKGMEFAKVKGGFMGKQALSVAQVKALAELPPLPVTRARLLGVLQAPAGKLVRTLAEPARSLASVLRAYSEKPAAA encoded by the coding sequence TTGGCCATTTCTAAACAGCGCAAGGAAGAAACGCTGAACCAGTACGTAGACTGGTTAAACCGCAGCCAGGCCGTGCTTCTGGTGGAATACACCGGGGCGAAGATGAAAGACCTGGACGCCATCCGCGCCAAGATCCGCGAGGCTGGCGGCGAGTTTCACATCGTGAAGAACACCCTGGTAAAGCGCGCCTTCGAAGCCAGCGGGATGAGCGTCCCGACCGAGTTGCTCGTGAAAAGCACCGCCGTCTCGTTCGCGTTCACAGACGCGGCCGCGACCGCCAAGGCTTTGAGCGAGGCGGTGAAGGGAATGGAGTTCGCCAAAGTCAAAGGCGGCTTCATGGGCAAACAGGCGTTGAGCGTCGCGCAGGTAAAAGCCCTGGCAGAACTGCCCCCGCTCCCGGTCACGCGCGCCCGACTGTTGGGCGTGCTGCAAGCCCCGGCCGGCAAACTAGTCCGCACTCTGGCCGAACCGGCCCGTTCGCTGGCGTCGGTGTTACGCGCTTATTCTGAAAAGCCCGCCGCGGCATAA
- a CDS encoding 50S ribosomal protein L7/L12, producing the protein MAANLESLVASLSELSVLEAAELVKMLEEKWGVSAAAPVAMVAGAAAGAAAEPVEEKTEFDVIIKDAGPKKIEVIKVIRQLTNLGLGEAKALAETAGGKVLSAVGKDAAQDAKKKLEEAGGVVELA; encoded by the coding sequence ATGGCTGCAAATCTGGAATCCCTGGTTGCCTCGCTGAGCGAACTGAGCGTGCTCGAGGCCGCCGAACTTGTCAAGATGCTCGAGGAAAAATGGGGCGTCTCCGCGGCTGCCCCGGTGGCGATGGTCGCGGGCGCGGCTGCGGGCGCGGCCGCCGAACCCGTCGAAGAGAAGACCGAATTCGACGTCATCATCAAAGACGCCGGCCCCAAGAAAATCGAGGTCATCAAGGTCATCCGCCAGTTGACCAACCTCGGCCTCGGCGAAGCCAAAGCCCTGGCCGAAACGGCCGGCGGCAAGGTGCTTTCCGCGGTCGGCAAGGACGCCGCGCAGGATGCCAAGAAGAAGCTCGAGGAAGCCGGCGGCGTGGTCGAACTCGCCTAG
- a CDS encoding repressor LexA — translation MAQEVAMMMVRKRSEEPSEKHIRILEFLTKYMDENDRPPSIREICSEVGISSTSVVNYDLDQLEKRGYIVRDGRVSRGLRLTEKVKEVLGAFGDLFRIPVLGPIAAGLPLPDLQPGRTFYTDNESHAVEIARSLLPSKEKGNDLFALEVKGDSMIDAMINDGDIVVMKPAVEARNGEMVAVWLPENNEATLKYFFKEKDRYRLQPANPTMAPIYVNKNKPLEIKGKVVMVIRKMETMKQ, via the coding sequence ATGGCTCAGGAGGTTGCCATGATGATGGTGCGTAAACGAAGCGAAGAACCCAGCGAAAAACACATTCGCATCCTTGAATTTCTTACGAAATACATGGATGAAAACGACCGCCCGCCGTCCATCCGCGAGATCTGCTCCGAGGTGGGCATTTCATCCACCTCGGTGGTCAACTACGATCTCGATCAACTGGAAAAACGCGGCTACATCGTCCGCGACGGGCGCGTCTCACGCGGCCTGCGCCTGACCGAAAAGGTCAAGGAAGTGCTGGGCGCGTTCGGCGACCTGTTCCGCATCCCGGTCCTCGGGCCGATCGCGGCTGGTCTGCCCCTCCCCGACCTCCAGCCGGGACGGACGTTCTACACCGACAACGAGTCCCACGCGGTGGAGATTGCCCGCAGCCTCCTGCCATCCAAAGAAAAAGGCAACGACCTGTTCGCCCTCGAAGTCAAAGGGGACTCGATGATAGACGCCATGATCAACGACGGCGACATTGTGGTGATGAAACCGGCCGTGGAAGCGCGCAACGGAGAGATGGTGGCGGTCTGGCTTCCCGAAAACAACGAAGCCACGTTGAAATATTTCTTCAAGGAAAAAGACCGCTACCGCCTGCAGCCCGCCAATCCCACCATGGCCCCGATCTACGTCAACAAGAACAAGCCGCTGGAGATCAAAGGCAAAGTGGTGATGGTCATCCGCAAAATGGAAACCATGAAGCAGTGA
- a CDS encoding MBL-fold metallo-hydrolase, translated as MQRERVSENVYWFQSDVYAQVTAGVVVGPQWAVVIDTLALPDETIGMRDFIERELSVPVRYIINTHYHADHAWGNCFFPDATVIAHARCRELLEERGLPSLEAARRQNNAFRQTRIVLPHMTFSSGELTLRVGKKNLTIMSALGHSDDGIAVLVEEDRVLFAGDAFMPLPYVVDGSLEDSAASIRKIGRMGLENIIQGHGDIILRGEIDAAVKENLAYLTNLKKIVKAALRRRNPEEALAGIAIEDCGKSRVHLGGLAEALHQRNLRALVQQWSEDGAKAKK; from the coding sequence ATGCAACGCGAACGTGTTTCTGAAAATGTATACTGGTTCCAGAGCGACGTCTACGCGCAGGTGACGGCCGGGGTGGTGGTGGGACCGCAGTGGGCGGTGGTGATAGACACGCTGGCTTTGCCCGATGAAACCATCGGCATGCGCGATTTCATCGAACGGGAATTGAGCGTGCCGGTCCGCTACATCATCAACACCCATTACCACGCCGACCATGCCTGGGGCAATTGCTTCTTCCCCGACGCGACGGTGATCGCGCACGCGCGCTGCCGCGAACTGCTGGAGGAACGCGGCCTCCCGTCGCTGGAAGCCGCGCGCCGGCAAAACAACGCCTTCCGCCAGACGCGGATCGTCCTCCCCCACATGACCTTCTCCTCGGGCGAATTGACCCTGCGCGTGGGCAAAAAGAACCTGACGATCATGTCGGCGCTCGGTCACAGCGACGACGGGATTGCCGTACTGGTGGAGGAGGACCGCGTCCTGTTCGCGGGCGACGCCTTCATGCCCCTGCCCTACGTGGTGGACGGCAGCCTCGAAGACAGCGCCGCCTCCATCCGCAAGATCGGGCGCATGGGACTGGAGAACATCATCCAGGGACACGGCGACATCATCCTGCGAGGCGAGATCGACGCGGCGGTGAAAGAAAACCTCGCCTACCTCACGAATCTGAAAAAAATCGTGAAGGCGGCCCTGCGGCGGCGCAACCCCGAAGAAGCCCTCGCCGGGATCGCCATCGAAGACTGCGGAAAAAGCCGCGTCCATTTGGGCGGACTTGCCGAGGCGCTCCACCAGCGCAACTTACGCGCCCTCGTCCAGCAATGGTCGGAAGACGGCGCCAAAGCGAAGAAATAA
- a CDS encoding single-stranded DNA-binding protein, producing the protein MYHTIIIAGNVGRDPEMRYTPAGQAVTSFSVATNRQYTGSNGEQVKETIWFRVSTWGKTAEICNQYVKKGSKVLVEGRLTPDKATGGPRIWTKQDGSAGASYEVTANTVRFLSSRQDGGEGGMGGMDAGDMVAPAEDNIPF; encoded by the coding sequence ATGTACCACACCATCATTATTGCCGGCAATGTTGGACGAGACCCGGAGATGCGCTACACCCCTGCTGGGCAGGCTGTTACTTCCTTCTCAGTCGCCACCAACCGTCAATACACCGGTTCCAACGGCGAGCAAGTGAAGGAAACCATCTGGTTTCGCGTCTCGACTTGGGGCAAGACCGCAGAGATTTGCAATCAATACGTCAAAAAGGGCTCCAAGGTTTTGGTGGAGGGTCGCCTGACCCCCGACAAGGCCACTGGGGGGCCAAGAATCTGGACAAAACAGGACGGCTCCGCCGGCGCGTCTTACGAAGTCACCGCCAACACGGTCCGCTTCCTCTCCTCGCGGCAGGACGGCGGCGAAGGCGGGATGGGCGGCATGGACGCCGGCGACATGGTCGCTCCCGCCGAAGACAACATCCCGTTCTAG
- a CDS encoding haloacid dehalogenase, giving the protein MHKLESIAEQIRRDFDARTAARDRALATARGLTRVCSLAIRAAHRLETDGMADLLAEARSLAGRLRADLREHPDLYYAGYTQDALKEFVEASATCALIQNQPLPTPEELQVTGATYLNGLAETVGELRRRALDILRHGYSPEAERLLLAMDDIYVALVSMDYPDAITSGLRRQTDLARGIIEKTRGDITFSLRGEHLEQAIGRLIGQLNGEPVEVQKEAGEIPPQEN; this is encoded by the coding sequence ATGCACAAACTCGAATCCATCGCAGAACAAATCCGCAGGGATTTTGACGCCCGCACCGCGGCCCGCGACCGCGCCCTCGCCACCGCGCGGGGACTGACCCGCGTCTGCTCGCTCGCCATCCGCGCCGCGCACCGCCTCGAAACCGACGGGATGGCGGACCTGCTGGCCGAGGCGCGCTCCCTCGCCGGACGGCTGCGCGCCGACCTGCGCGAGCATCCCGATCTGTACTACGCGGGGTACACCCAGGACGCGCTCAAGGAATTCGTAGAAGCCAGCGCCACCTGCGCTCTCATCCAAAACCAGCCGCTGCCCACGCCCGAAGAATTACAAGTAACCGGCGCCACGTATCTTAATGGGCTTGCCGAAACGGTAGGCGAACTCCGCCGCCGCGCGCTGGACATCCTGCGTCACGGCTATTCGCCGGAAGCGGAAAGGCTCCTCCTCGCGATGGACGACATCTACGTGGCGCTCGTCAGCATGGACTATCCCGACGCCATCACCAGCGGCCTGCGCCGTCAGACCGACCTGGCGAGGGGCATCATCGAGAAGACGCGCGGCGACATCACGTTCAGTCTGCGCGGCGAGCACCTCGAGCAGGCGATCGGGCGGCTGATCGGCCAGTTAAACGGGGAGCCGGTCGAGGTCCAGAAAGAGGCGGGAGAAATCCCCCCACAGGAGAATTAG
- a CDS encoding response regulator — MAFLERILIVESDPDISDLIARQALKPLGYPVDVVTDAGAAIRQALQTPPDLVIANLNLPGLSGKDLLVALSSQGTQAPFIVIAEKGREQDVIQAFRLGAADVLLWPARDAEVVSAVERALTQVRESHARRRLDEQLKAVNENLQRKVRELTSIVSIGRAVVSVTDRRVLFERIVEGALQVSGADLGWLLLEDERSGQFVLTAHSRLPEVWAKKMGQPLDDGVSGLVALSGESLLIHGQALRKLKAAALGQAAAVTPIKVRDEVIGLMVVVRKAPQPFGETEQTLLEAVADYASVSLVNERLFRAVQQSAEAVRADGKRQGETTRALRAAAQKELDGILYPLGLILTTKTGPLNAEQRQALISANSAAQRLAEVIQKFHLAGER, encoded by the coding sequence ATGGCGTTCCTCGAGCGAATCCTCATTGTCGAAAGCGACCCCGACATCAGCGACCTGATCGCCCGTCAGGCGTTGAAGCCGTTGGGCTATCCGGTGGATGTCGTGACGGACGCCGGCGCGGCCATCCGGCAGGCGCTTCAGACTCCCCCCGACCTGGTCATCGCCAACCTGAATTTGCCCGGCCTCAGCGGAAAAGACCTGCTGGTGGCGCTCTCCTCGCAGGGGACGCAGGCGCCGTTCATCGTCATCGCCGAGAAGGGCCGGGAGCAGGACGTGATTCAGGCCTTTCGCCTCGGCGCGGCAGACGTGCTGCTCTGGCCCGCCCGCGACGCGGAGGTAGTCTCGGCAGTGGAACGAGCGCTGACCCAGGTGCGCGAGTCGCATGCCCGCCGTCGTCTCGATGAGCAACTGAAGGCCGTCAACGAAAACCTGCAACGCAAGGTGCGCGAGTTGACCTCAATCGTTTCCATCGGCAGGGCGGTCGTCTCCGTGACGGACCGCCGCGTCCTCTTTGAGCGCATCGTGGAAGGCGCTTTGCAGGTATCAGGCGCGGACCTCGGCTGGCTGCTGCTGGAGGATGAACGCTCCGGGCAGTTCGTGTTGACCGCCCACAGCCGCCTGCCCGAAGTCTGGGCAAAGAAAATGGGACAGCCGCTGGACGATGGCGTGAGCGGGCTGGTGGCGCTTTCGGGAGAATCCCTGCTCATCCACGGGCAGGCTCTCCGCAAACTCAAGGCGGCCGCGCTCGGCCAGGCAGCGGCAGTCACGCCCATCAAAGTCCGCGATGAAGTGATCGGGCTGATGGTGGTCGTCCGCAAGGCGCCGCAGCCTTTTGGCGAGACCGAACAGACCTTGCTGGAAGCCGTGGCAGACTACGCCTCCGTCTCGCTGGTCAATGAACGGTTGTTCCGCGCCGTTCAGCAAAGCGCGGAAGCCGTCCGCGCTGACGGGAAACGACAGGGCGAAACGACGCGCGCCCTGCGCGCCGCGGCGCAAAAAGAACTGGATGGAATCCTCTACCCGCTGGGGTTGATACTGACGACCAAGACTGGTCCACTTAACGCTGAACAGAGGCAGGCTCTTATTTCCGCCAATTCGGCCGCTCAGCGGCTGGCGGAAGTAATCCAGAAATTCCACTTGGCAGGAGAGCGATGA
- a CDS encoding oligoendopeptidase F, whose product MPYKLSPWSLADLFPSMDSPELESAFDQIEEQAAAFEGARGKLRADMPADEFIHIVQTSEEMARLAHKLGAYAGLAFAADTQDQSALTLQARVQQFMAEIGNRTLFFSLWWKGLEDAEAQRLMDASGGYRYYLEEMRHFKPHTLSEPEEKVVNIKDVTGSSALVNLYDSITNRYVFKFKVDGKTEELTRGQLMNYAYSPDPKTRAAAYRELFRVFGNDGPILGQMYQTRVRDWYNEGITLRKFKSPNSVRNLFNDVPDEAVDALLDAARKNAPVFQKFFKVKAKLLGMKKLRRYDIYAPTTASKKKYSFDAAAQMTLESFSAFTPEFGALARRVFDENHLDSEIRRGKQDGAFCASVVPEMTPYVKVNYQGSARDIATLAHELGHAIHAMLASRHNLFTFHSSLPLAETASTFGEMMLIDRMLAEEKNKAVRRDILYRQVDDSYATIGRQAWFALFERAAHDAIMKNASVDEVSRIYFENLKEQFGDALDLADEFKWEWVAIPHFYHTPFYVYAYAFGKLLVLSLYKQFKAEGESFKPKYRKILAAGGSEAPAKILAEAGIDIRSAEFWQGGFDVIAEQVEELETL is encoded by the coding sequence ATGCCCTACAAACTTTCTCCCTGGTCGCTCGCCGACCTCTTCCCGTCCATGGACAGCCCCGAACTGGAGTCCGCCTTCGACCAGATCGAAGAGCAGGCGGCCGCTTTCGAGGGCGCGCGCGGCAAACTGCGCGCCGACATGCCCGCCGACGAGTTCATCCACATCGTCCAGACTTCCGAGGAGATGGCGCGCCTCGCGCATAAACTGGGCGCCTACGCGGGCCTCGCTTTCGCGGCGGATACCCAGGACCAGTCCGCGCTGACCCTGCAAGCGCGCGTCCAGCAGTTCATGGCAGAGATCGGCAACCGCACGCTCTTCTTCAGCCTGTGGTGGAAGGGACTGGAAGACGCCGAGGCCCAGCGCCTGATGGACGCCAGCGGCGGCTACCGTTACTACCTCGAAGAGATGCGTCACTTCAAACCGCACACGCTCTCCGAGCCCGAGGAGAAGGTCGTCAACATCAAGGATGTGACCGGCTCCAGCGCGCTGGTGAATCTGTACGACTCGATCACGAATCGCTACGTCTTCAAATTCAAAGTGGACGGCAAGACGGAAGAGCTGACGCGCGGACAGTTGATGAACTACGCCTACAGCCCCGACCCGAAGACGCGCGCCGCCGCGTACCGCGAACTGTTCCGCGTGTTCGGCAACGATGGTCCCATCCTCGGGCAGATGTACCAGACGCGCGTCCGCGATTGGTACAACGAGGGCATTACGCTGCGGAAATTTAAATCGCCCAACTCCGTCCGCAACCTGTTCAACGACGTCCCCGACGAAGCGGTGGACGCGTTGCTCGACGCGGCGCGCAAAAACGCGCCGGTCTTCCAGAAATTCTTCAAGGTCAAAGCCAAACTGCTGGGGATGAAGAAACTTCGCCGCTACGACATCTACGCGCCCACCACCGCGTCGAAGAAAAAATATTCGTTCGACGCCGCCGCGCAGATGACGCTCGAATCGTTCAGCGCGTTCACGCCCGAATTCGGCGCGCTCGCCCGCCGCGTCTTCGACGAGAATCATCTCGACAGCGAAATCCGCCGCGGCAAACAGGACGGGGCGTTCTGCGCCTCGGTCGTCCCCGAGATGACGCCCTACGTGAAGGTCAACTATCAGGGCAGCGCGCGCGACATCGCGACTCTGGCGCACGAACTCGGTCACGCCATCCACGCCATGCTGGCTTCGCGCCACAACCTCTTCACCTTCCATTCGTCCCTGCCGCTCGCGGAGACCGCCTCCACGTTCGGCGAGATGATGCTGATTGACCGTATGCTGGCGGAGGAGAAGAACAAAGCCGTCCGACGCGACATCCTCTACCGTCAGGTGGACGACTCCTACGCCACCATCGGACGCCAGGCCTGGTTCGCCCTCTTCGAGCGCGCGGCCCACGACGCGATCATGAAGAACGCCAGCGTGGACGAGGTCTCGCGGATCTATTTCGAGAATCTCAAGGAGCAGTTCGGCGACGCGCTCGATCTCGCCGATGAGTTCAAGTGGGAATGGGTCGCCATCCCGCACTTCTATCACACCCCGTTCTACGTCTACGCGTACGCGTTCGGCAAATTGCTGGTGCTTTCGCTCTACAAGCAGTTCAAGGCGGAGGGTGAATCGTTCAAGCCGAAATACCGCAAGATCCTCGCCGCGGGCGGATCGGAAGCGCCCGCAAAAATCCTCGCGGAGGCGGGCATTGACATCCGCTCGGCAGAGTTCTGGCAGGGCGGCTTCGACGTGATCGCGGAGCAGGTGGAGGAACTGGAGACGCTGTAG
- a CDS encoding redox-regulated ATPase YchF has translation MADCQSVQQNMKLGIIGLPQSGKTTLFNALTRGNAPTTASAGRIEIHQAVVDVPDPRVDKLSAMFNPRKTIYAKVTYADIAGLEAGAAKTGISGQLLNALSQMEGFIHVVRCFADDNVPHPLESVNPARDVETMAGELLLNDLVAVERKLERLVEERKKGGTDKALNARQTELFERLHKRLSDSQPLRGMEFNAEEQKELASFGLLTRKPILTAFNLGEGQSAPQIEADHPTVALQGKLEMEIAQLPPEDAAVFMQEYGIEEPSLNRMIRLSYDLLQQQSFFTVGEDEVRAWTVRRGAGAQEAAGAIHTDLQKGFIRAEVVAYDDLASLGSMNEAKAKGKLRLEGKEYPVKDGDIVHIRFNV, from the coding sequence GTGGCGGATTGTCAATCCGTCCAACAAAACATGAAACTCGGAATCATCGGTCTCCCCCAATCTGGAAAAACCACCCTTTTCAACGCGTTGACGCGCGGTAACGCGCCCACCACCGCCTCGGCGGGACGCATCGAAATCCACCAGGCAGTGGTGGACGTCCCCGACCCGCGCGTGGACAAACTCTCCGCCATGTTCAACCCGCGCAAGACCATCTACGCCAAAGTGACGTACGCCGACATCGCGGGACTGGAAGCGGGCGCGGCCAAAACGGGCATCTCAGGCCAGTTGTTGAACGCGCTCTCGCAGATGGAGGGATTCATCCACGTCGTCCGCTGTTTCGCGGACGACAACGTGCCGCATCCGCTGGAGAGCGTGAACCCCGCGCGGGATGTGGAGACGATGGCGGGCGAACTCCTGCTCAACGACCTCGTGGCTGTGGAGCGCAAGTTGGAACGCCTCGTGGAGGAACGCAAAAAGGGCGGCACGGATAAAGCCCTCAACGCGCGTCAGACGGAATTGTTCGAGCGGCTGCACAAGAGACTATCCGATAGCCAGCCTTTGCGCGGCATGGAGTTCAACGCCGAGGAACAAAAGGAACTCGCCAGTTTCGGCCTGTTGACGCGCAAACCCATCCTGACCGCGTTCAACCTCGGCGAGGGACAGTCCGCGCCGCAGATCGAGGCCGACCATCCGACGGTGGCGTTGCAGGGCAAACTCGAAATGGAGATCGCCCAACTCCCGCCCGAGGACGCGGCCGTGTTCATGCAGGAATACGGGATCGAAGAACCCAGCCTCAACCGCATGATCCGCCTGTCGTACGACCTGTTGCAGCAACAGTCCTTCTTCACGGTGGGCGAGGACGAGGTGCGCGCCTGGACCGTCCGACGCGGCGCGGGCGCGCAGGAAGCGGCGGGAGCCATCCACACCGATTTGCAGAAGGGATTTATCCGGGCGGAGGTGGTGGCCTACGACGACCTCGCCAGCCTCGGGTCAATGAATGAAGCGAAGGCCAAAGGGAAGTTACGGCTCGAGGGAAAGGAATATCCCGTCAAAGATGGGGATATTGTCCACATCCGTTTCAACGTATAA